The Clostridium sp. AWRP genome has a window encoding:
- a CDS encoding aspartate carbamoyltransferase regulatory subunit, whose amino-acid sequence MLTINSVKNGIVIDHIRAGYGMKIFNYLELNKAKYSVALIMNAVSEKLGRKDIIKIENNLELDFTVLGFIDPNITIDIIKDEKIYKKIKLKLPDKIENIIECKNPRCVTSVEKNIPHIFNLVDEKTGSYRCEYCDQIYENLSKYL is encoded by the coding sequence ATGCTTACAATAAATAGTGTAAAGAATGGTATCGTAATTGACCATATAAGAGCAGGATACGGAATGAAAATATTTAATTACCTGGAACTAAACAAGGCAAAGTATTCTGTGGCACTTATAATGAATGCGGTAAGTGAAAAATTAGGAAGAAAAGATATAATCAAAATAGAAAATAATTTGGAACTGGATTTTACAGTACTTGGATTTATAGATCCTAATATTACAATTGATATAATAAAAGATGAAAAAATATATAAAAAGATAAAATTAAAACTTCCAGATAAAATTGAAAATATAATAGAATGCAAAAACCCAAGATGTGTTACTTCTGTAGAAAAAAATATACCTCATATATTTAATCTGGTGGACGAAAAAACAGGGTCCTATAGATGTGAATACTGTGACCAGATATATGAGAATTTATCGAAATATCTTTAA